GCAGCAactcaagaagaaaagaaaaaaaaaacatacacaCAAAACCATGTGAGTTGCGCATGCAAAAGCTAATGCATGAGGGACAAAACCATAACATAAAccaatattaattaactaattaagagTCTCTCTTAATATATGTGTTGTAATTATGAGTTTTTATAATAtctataaaagaagaaaagaagaagaagaagaaaggccAAAAGCAGTGAAGTGAAGAGGAATGGCCAGAGAAAGGCCAAATTTTGGGGATTGGGtaactcaaattaatttttttaaaaaacagtttatattattactttgttaatatattaaaaaacgatatattatttatttaattcctGCAATCCAGGCAATGGaatgaacaataaaaaaaggatACAACATTATGTTAAACTAATGATTCAATCTGACACAAACCTTGGTCAAAATAATGCTACCAAATGCTCACACTCATTATAATATTTCTTCCACTTCTATTTTTCATTACTTCTCTTTCTTGTATTACCTCATCCATTTATTTAACTCATTAATTAGCTCAGCTCGTCTATATTTAAACTTAACCCTTAACCCTTCTACCTAATGTATAATTACCcttcaaaatcaacaaattccGTTTTGTTTTCCTTCTACATACATATCTCTAtaccccttttctttttctcatcaaTCACTTCCGAAGTACACCATATATACAATCAAAATTGGAGTCCAACATACTGTGATTTTAATCCTATGAATGTTTGGaattagagtattattaaaataccatatatggaagaaagaaaaaaggaccCTAAAATGTTGGAAAAGGGTAAAAATGAATAGAGAGTTAAAAGAGGGGAAGGCATGGGATGGGGAGTGTGGGGACAGAATGGTTGGAGAAGGTGAAAATGGAGGATATGGGGAAGGCCAAAGGAGTAAGAGagctttgtttttctttctcttttaataaataaaaatcaaatgtttccTTTGAATACAACATCTTTGTCTACTTACCTATCCTCTCTTAGGGCACACTTTCATAACCCATAACCCCcacatgttttttatttactcCTACTCCCTCTCCTTCTGTTTTTccctatttttataatattccttttcattttttaaaaaaaaatttgaacttatttCTTTATCCTTATTACTTCAACTCATACCATGTTTGTATTATCAACGTTTAACTGtgaaattcaattcaatttcataaaCCCATGCATATGAATTTGTGGTTTATTGAGTGTAAATAGCcctttagtttttgaaaatcaaaagcaaactattaaaaaatggcttttaaaatttagctcGGTTAAAAAGgtgagaaaagaagaaatatttatacacTTCCCTTGATTATACCAAATAAAACCTTGATAAAGAGGGTTTAATGGTAAACTTTtgactaaaaaaatgaaaatgaatgttCAAAATAGTCATTTTctgcaaaaggaaaaaagaaaaagaagaagaagaaatgaaatgaaattcaatGATGAAGTCTCTATTGCACAAAGCTCAAGATGGTATATGATGCCATTGCCATCTGCCCCATAATCAGTCCTTTCTCTCTGATTCTTCCCATACTTTTCCtcagttatatatatattatattattcccttcatttaaattaaaactctctatctttttttaactCACTTTTGggctcttcctcttcttctttccatggatgtaattaaaattaaagagaaacaaaaacatatataaataaataacatacCACCCATATCTTAATGTCTACCATTACtgctttttcaaaaattaaaagaaaaaaaaaaaactaattaaatctTGTTAGGAAAATGGACAGCAAGGAGGCCATGTCCATACTGatcttcttaaaaaaagtttgcaTCTTTggacaaacaaacaaaactatactatcattttggtttaaacaataataattttcattctattcAATACACACTTCACTAACTAAAAGTTGTAAACCTTTTAGCCAACTttggtttttcctttttatcaatACCTTTTTGCTGATCTCTCAAAGAGAATATTCATCCTTTAGTGTTGTTTTAATAATCTTTAGAGGATGTTTTTATGTCTCCTGGATTCTTAATTGTTGCATCATATTTACctataatgaaatattttgatataatatctaataaaattataagcatatatacatatgcactatttaatatttaagtcCTTCAATTTGATTCCTCCATAATATTGATACAACCTTTGTTCTTAGAAATACAAGGTCCAAAATATTCTACCCacaattaatttgagataatttagaaaaaaaataaaagatctAAAATTGTGTTAagtttttttcacaatatttttttttaaaagatgatcTTTGAATGTTTAGTATATGGATAAAAAGTTGCTATATGGGAATTCCAAAACAAGCCCTACCTTAATGCAATGAGAGATGAGAAACCCTAACTAAcctattaaataaatagtataCTCTTTGAGAATTTATTCTGCCATATACAAATAAATGTTTGCTTCTAAGTGCATTTTCATTATTACTATTATCATCCTATTTtggtttagttaattaaacattctatataaaaaaaaaaaaaaaaaaaaaaaactcctaaTCTGTTTATGTAGAAATGAGTCAATCAACCATAAAATTTGGTTTCTAAACAGAAAGAAATAATCTCTGGAGACTACAATCATATTCTCTTTATACACCAAAagctattattttattttctccaatGGATAAGAGCAAAGGGGTGGGAGACGATCTCTTTCTAGAACTTTTATTTCCTCTTATATtcttaaaggaaaaaataggTAGGATTTAGAgaaaattctaatttaaaatatagaacatCGATTACATCATGCTTTAGTGCAAGGATCAACCACACATGATTGCTTAATGAGCAATAGGGTGTGTAAAGCTTTTTTCTAGCAATGTTGATAAAACTTGCCGCAGTGTTGTGACATTGCCCGCACGTAGACGTTAGGGGCATTTTGATCAACTGGGCTCAAATTAGGACCCCTAAGTTCTCCGTTGTAGCGtgtgaaaacatttatagGAGTTGCCTAAgctcaatttaaatattagatatatagaattttttagtttatactGTTTATGAATGGAAGGGAATGAGAGATGGTCTAGTTGTTGTAGGAGAAAGTGGAAAAGttgtatatttgataataaattaacaaGGAAAAACATAGTTTGAGAGAAGTCctatagatatataaaaacatgaaCCTTTGAGATGGGGTCCaaagaaatgtaaaataaaagatgggttgttttgagaaaatgggtaaaaaccaaaaaagacaTCGTctttgtgtttgtgtgtgtgtgtgtgttttgtgGTAGTGGGTGGTGTAAATGAgagggggagagagagagaggatgGTGGTCCACGCGTGCGAAGGTGTGAAGGTGGGCGTACGAGCGTGGTAAGGTACTAGCAGTCACGTGCGAGGAAGTTTATATATACCAATACCCACTGAGAAAggagaaaggaaagagaaagaaagaaaaaagagagggaaGAGAGTGGTGGCGTAGAAGCAGAAAAGGGTGTGGCCTTTgcctttcatatttttttttgtattcttctGTGCACACACTCTTTGTATCCAGTTGTTGGGGAAACATATACACACAGAACAAACAAcaatttcattccttttttttttttttcttttctgaaaaAGCAAAACcccattttcatttgtttttgtcaCTCAACAAAACCAACCAAATAAGGGGGATTTGTAGAGGATTCATGGAGGTTGAGAATGAAATGAGGCAATCCAAGTTCAGAAGAATTTGTGTGTTTTGTGGTAGTAGTCAAGGCAGGAAAAGTAGCTACCAAGATGCTGCCATTGACCTTGGCAATGAATTggtattcttcttcttcttcttcttcttcttcttcttcttttctacttcaaCAAATCTCAATCAATCCTTGTTTTTCATCACTTTTCTCAACtgggtttttctttaaagttaGTGTTGTTTAGTCTTTTCTGTGTGTTCTCTTTCTCTGCCTCTCAATGTGACTCCTCtgttttgcttttatttcttgtttttcttctttgtcaggaatcattttactttcatttttcgtttattttatttaactcaTTGTCCTAAAatggttgtttttatttttaccatATTCGTCTCCTTCTCCTACTTCTTTTCTTGTCTATTCTGATTCCTCTGTTTTCTGTCATAACCTGTCAATCAAAACCCTCCTTtagttttctttccttttgttttttctgtcATTTAAATGACTTCAActtaaacatttctttttcttttttctcggTGGGGAGctacaaactatttactaaCTAACCCTCTGTTCATCCTTCGCTTTTTGGAACTTTCCTATCCTTTtgtatatttatctttaattttttctgaAGGTTTCGAGGAACATAAATCTGGTGTATGGAGGAGGAAGCATAGGGCTAATGGGTTTGGTTTCACAAGCTGTTCATGGAGGTGGAGGACATGTTATAGGGTAAGTCTAAGactagtttttttctttttgaaaattttgataatacccagtgaagaaaagaagagtgaAAAGACAAGAATGATGAGTGATCAAGGAAGGAGGGGAAATTATTATTGAGGTTGTTCTGTTTTTAGgcctttgattttttttttttcttataaataaataactaatttttgtcttcttgttgtttttttcccttctcaGAGTCATTCCCAAGACACTCATGCCTCGAGAGGTATGTCTGCTACTGCTAAAAAACACAATTAACCTTTTCaaattataccaaatatatagATTCAATATAGCCTTTATTACCTCACTTTTTCTCTGAGCTGATGTTTTAAGACTttcactaattttatttttcacactttttttgtttgttttcaattttcatagccactttcttcttccccTTCTCGCTGATTGAAACCCTCCATTCATCTGTGTTTTACTCTTTGTTATATTTCCAAGTGGTTTTCAATCTCAAGAATGGTTGTCTCTTTTGTGGGCACTTGTGGCCTTATCTACGTACCAATTCACTTGAGTATTTAGCACCAATAAAAAATGGTTGGCTACAGTTGGAGACATAAATATTTGGGATCTTCTGTTTGCTATTTTGAATGATTCTATGTCAACTCCCTTCGATCAGTTGCGCTAATATGAGTATTTgttccattgttttttattcCTTGGCATTTTCCTACTTGtgaacattttcttttgttttatcttcttgtGAGCTTGAAAATTGTGGCTAGGGAATATCTGACCAAGAAATTATTCCTGCAACACACATCATTACTTTACTGcaaaactctctctctccattaaaaaattttcaatttctttttttcttggcTATGTTTGTTTCCTTTTGCAGCTAACTGGTGAAACAGTAGGGGAAGTGAAGGCAGTTGCAGATATGCATCAAAGGAAGGCTGAAATGGCTAAGCATTCTGATGCTTTTATTGCCTTACCTGGTGAGTACAATATAATCCTCTCACCATTTCCTTTTGCACTGCAATATTGATGGATATTTGGTAAACATAACGCTCCTCTggtgtttcttttttcctgCTTATCAGAGCATTTATAAGACTTTACTTTCCAATGACAGCCAAAACCAAAACCCTTCTCTAATTTGAACTCTCTCTGTGTTAATTTATGTAAAAGTGGATAGAACCATTAACTGCAAAGTGAATAGTACTCTTCGTTCTTTGATTTTGGATTTAGCCTGTCTTGAAAAGTTCCAGGTGTCTTTAGCTGAATATCTTTGTTCAAAGAGGGTAAGGAAATGGAAAGGGAGAACAACCAAAAAAAGgaggggaaaaaaaggaaaaaagaggaTTTATTTTGCTTTCGGTGCTAGCACTTTTTATGGTTAAGTCCATTGAAAGCTCTAGTTCAGTCCCTTTCTAGTATTGAAGCAAAGaatctgtttctttttcttttgttttgttttgtttttttttttccttttttcctttcgttctatttttcttttcaagtcaAACTGAGCGTTATCTTTTACTTCAATGGCTTCTGTTTGGCTCTAAGCTCTTTAGCTTGCTAGTCATAATTACTCATCAACAACCTCTCACGAACCCCAAGACACAATGATTATTGTCTAGCCTTTCAAACCCTAAACTCTTGACTACTAATGACCCATCAACATCTTACACTGAAAAATAGAGTTACTGAAATCCTCCAATCTCTGTGATAGAATTACTCACCCTTTCCCACATTGTTGTCTCATAACCTTGATCTTACAGTTCAAAATTGTACTCTAATGGCATTTAACCAACAAAAGGCACCTCATCTTACAGTTTAAAGATGTGGATTTTACTTTCAGTCGGTAAGGCCCAGTAAAAATTGGCATtgaattgataaataaattaaaaatgtttgatatctttttcttttgtttttttgtttttgtttttgttggggGGAGGGTGGTTTTCCCATAAATGGAAAACTAAAAAGGTGACCAACTGGAAGGTTTGGACCCATCAGATTGTCAAACTGAAAGCTAACTGATAccaaatatatactaaaaattaTTACCCAAGGATAGGATTCTCCTGCGCTCTATATATCTATATTCCTGTACTGAAATTACTTACCAATTAATgctgaagaaaataattgaattttcaatatgtAGAACTCGCAAGTTGGTAAATAATCCAGCTGTCTTTTTAttgtaaagtatatttaattgatttgataATGAAGGATTCAAATGTTTCTTACAGGTGGTTATGGAACTTTAGAGGAGTTGCTTGAAGTAATTACTTGGGCTCAGCTTGGAATTCATGATAAACCTGTAAACTGCACcctttgcaaattttttttttctttttttttaattaatccaaatcatatatatcctttttgttcatattttgaTGGTTTGGTAACTTCTTCAGTTGGGTGGGGAATTGACAAGGTgcaaattatttcaaattttgcagGTGGGTTTGCTGAATGTCGATGGATACTATAATTCCTTGCTGTCATTTATTGACAAAGCTGTGGAGGAAGGATTCATCAGTCCAAGTGCACGTGAAATCATCCTATCCGCTCCCACGGCAAAGGAGTTGATGATGAAATTGGAGGTATTTTCTTTACCTTAACAACTTTCTTTCCAAATCATTTACATTGCTTTAATGCCTGGAAGGGAGTGGTATTCTGCagtcttcttcatttcttggattaaatgaatatctcaagaaaaacatgtttgtttcctaagaaaagaaagagacaagGCATTTATACTGTTGTGTGAAAAATGGaggctctctctctctctctctgtatCTGTCATGTTCTAATAGTAACTGTTGATTGGTTTGCTTGTAGGAGTATGCACCTTGTCATGAAAGAGCTGCTTTAAAGTTGAACTGGGAAATAGAGCAGCTTGGCTATCTCTAGGAAGGATATAGAATGGCAGAAGGAGGAAAAGATGGAATCTGAATTTTGAAGCTCTAAATTTCTATTTTGGgggattcttttttttgtaaattactGCAAATTGACCTCAGTAAATGAAGTTTGCTATATTTCCTTCATTATGAAACACTAATTTCCTTTTGAAATTGTAAGTAAACGAGGTTGATGAAGGTTTCCCCTCTGAGAATGGGCTATCTACTAacttgagagaaaaaaaaaaggagaaaagaagaaaaagaaagaaatgttttGCAAGTGTTTCATCAATTATTGTTCTCTCCATGTCTCTGTCTCTGTAAGCTAACAGGAAACCTCCATTATCATTTCATTATCCATCTGGGTATTGGTAAGAAATGTTATTGATTTcagatattttgttatttcaagaTTGGAACATGAAACATGTCAGTTCTAACTTCCAACTTGTCTTGTCAACTGAAATTATGACATCAACACATCTCTCTTTTAAAATGGCCATAGAAACAGATCAAACTCACATCAAATGACTCTCTAATCTCTTTCTCATATAAGAAATGTCCAAGaaataaacattgaaaataagAATAGTAAAACTAACCTTAGCATATTATAGGTTAAAGCTAGTTAAGATAGACATATTCTACCTCTTGAATCCAAAAAAGGAATATAAGAATTGTAAAACCAACATAAGCATATCTCAACTAATTAAGATATACATCATcaaccaaaaagtttaaatctctcatcttaaacaaataattccaCTAAGTGAGAGTTAAATGGTAGTTAGTTAACATAGAAATGGATAAGGGGCCAGTAAGGCTAACAAATGCATCACCTGTTTACATGTACCTGTTTTGAGAGAGTTCCTTAGATGTAGACAACAGAGTTTAGAAGGGCTATAGTGTTGGGTGGGAGAGGCAATTGGTGGGGGTGGGGGGGCATACTCATTGTACCCTCAGACTAACAAGTGGTAGGATTCAGctctttcaaacaaataagGTTGTGACATCTGTGATGGTGGGACATGTCAGCAAGTTTTTTTGAGGTAGACATAGGGAAGTGGGTTGGAGCCAATAACACGGCAACAACTGTCAGTGGTGTAGCTCATATCAGCACATCAAACAAAAGAGGGATGATTAGGGAATTAGATGTGTGGAATATTAGATGTGTGTCccagtttcttttttaacactTCTATCcacaaattaattatgcaAACTAAAGGGTTTTGGGTCAGCATAAGGTTTGTTGATAAGTCATTTCCATTAggactttaaattttttattgattccCAAATTCCCCGAGGTGTAAAAGCTGATGATAATGTAAGACCCAAAGACAAGGGATATGCCATAATATTTATGGActgtcatttatttttcttcatttagaATTCCTTCTTTTCATCCATAATATAcgtgaattttgttttcagtTCCTGCTTTTACTGTAATTGATTGTAATTTATATGCCAATCCTGTCGATTGAAGTTTTCACCTACAAGAATTGATGGAGCCATATTCCTCAATATTTCATATTAACGTGATCAACTACATTATCATTTATTGTGTTCAGAAGGCACTGTTATTCACAAACCTATTCTATAGTTAACTAATTGCATACATATGAAATCGATCAATTACTATCATAATCACCAAAATTTAGCTCCCCAAAAAGGGAAGAGGAACCAAAGGAAGAACGAAAAAGaacaccattttttttttaatttgttctgCTCAAATTTAATCTACACGCCAATCAACAATCAGACATCTAACTGATGCTAACTTATAAGTCTTATCTCAACCTATGGCAATGgcatattaagaaaataataataataaaaaaaagtaaactaaatattaaatataaatttaattttttgttcattagAACTGGACTCTCAATTTAGTGTCTAGAAATTCGAgaattctaaacaaaaatgttaaacattttgaatattcaattgaaaattttaaagatctATTAGACaccttcaaaatttagaaaccaAATAAACGAAAACGAGACCAATTTAGAAGTTGAAACACGGAATTGTAACTTGTaacttttaaagataaaagtatATGATAGAAAATGAACATATCTAAATGAAAAGCCACTAGTTTGGTGTGGGATGTGGATCATCAAAAAGTTCTCAAGGGAAaagctttatttatttatttaaaagaagtaCGGAAATGTCATAATACTATAATACTATATTGCTGATTACAGCACAAAACCAAGGATttgatttgacaaaaaaattagtaaatatgTCAACAAagtgatgatgataataagAAGAGACCCACTAAACTCAATCACATTCATAGCCTTTCACTTTGCACTCTTACTAAGGCTTGACCAAGGCCCAAGgcataaaattcaaaacccaAGCCCATTATATTGAGTTTAGGCCCAAATATTTGGTAGTTGAAGAAGGCTGATGAAATTAAGTAAGGTAGCTGTTGTATGTTCCCTATCACTCTTGTCTCTTTCCGTCACCCAACCCATtaagaagaggaggaagaagaagaagaagaacaaacaTCAAATCCAGCTCCACAAATCCAACATCTTACTCCAAAGCAATTTGCATATAGTCACAAATTACAGGAAGGAAGATGTTTTATATGAATACTATACAGCAATGAAGTCAATTCAACATTAACTTAAACACTACTccagagaagaaaaaaagttttaaaacatgGGGTAGTATTTCACAATGGTTTTCATATTGTtcagaaaataaaactataatgttctaaatcaaaattaatatataacaaatgtAATAGTGATGTTTCAACTTCTTACTACAGTGTTGCTTTGAAGCCTTGTTCAAATCCCCCAGTTGTTTTGCTTTCACCCATCGCTAAGTGAAAGCTTCATTTCATAGCCAGCTTTGGCTCTTAACAACTTCCGAAGACctaacatttcttttcttttctttttcttttttttcttcctgtTTTTGCTATTATAAGTAGCAACCATTTTTAAACAGAATATCTGAAGTTGAAGacaaataggaaaaagaaatggcaATTCTACTACATGGTTCTCACCTGGGATTGCTGTTTCTCCTCACATTCTTTGTTGGACCTCTCCCTTTTCTGGTTGAATCAGCAGTTAAGGAATACCAATTTGATGTAGGgattcttctctctttcattaTGAATATGAGATAGGCAGATTTCACATCTGCATTATTATAAGTTTATAACTGacattaatataaatgtaatgAACTTCTATTTTCCTATGTTTCTTGGGATGATATAGATTCAAGTGAAGAATGTGAGCAGGCTATGCAACGCCAAACCAATTGTCACGGTAAACGGAATGTTCCCTGGGCCGACGATATATGTTCGAGAAGGTGACCGAGTTCTCATAAATGTCACAAACCATGCACAATATAACATGTCTATTCACTGGTGAGAACATATATAGACATTACTAGTGATTTTAATTCGTCTTAGAAATGAGAgtgatgtattttttttgtgagaATGCAGGCATGGGTTGAAACAACAAAGAAACGGTTGGGCAGATGGACCAGCTTATATTACACAGTGTCCGATTAAGACAGGCAATAGCTACACTTATGACATTACTGTCACAGGACAACGAGGGACCTTGTGGTGGCATGCCCACATTTTGTGGCTAAGAGCCACAGTTTATGGGGCTTTTGTTATCATGCCTAAACTAGGAACTCCATTCCCATTTCCTCAACCATATTTGGAGGCTAATATCGTCTTAGGTTCTTCCTTTCCCtccctctttctcttctttttctttttcgaaaaggtagaagaaaacaaattaaaatcagACGTAAAGGGCCTATTTGGTGGCTACTGGCCTTTTGATTCTCTTTTGGAAAATGATGTTTACTTTTTGAAATCATTTCCCTTTTCTGTAGTATACTATTCAAACCTTTCTTCCcccattttaaaagttaaatttaaaccaaacttgaaaagaacaaaaacataCTATTGAAAACTAACTTGTTTCTGgttttccaaattttgtttggacaataataataatgttcaGAAACCAAGTTACAAATAAAGAACGTAACACACATgcctttaattttcaatactCTACTTCTCAGTTCTTGAAGTTGACCCAAAAAGACATATACATTCCTCCCCCCacaagaaaagagaaaagttaataaatacctttaactttataaagaaaaaaaagttctaataaattaaatcaaagatTTTTGTGACAGttgcttttattttactcCTGATATTTGGCATACACAATTGATGTAACCAGCAAATCTGTAAATTCAGGGGAATGGTGGAACTCAGATGTTGAAACTATTGTTAATCAAGCCAACAAATTGGGACTTCCACCCCAAGCCTCCGACGCTCACACCATCAACGGCAAACCAGGCCCTCTCTTCCCCTGCTCAGACAAACGTATTTCCATTTTCCCTCTTTACAAGTTCTACTAATACATACAATCTTTAAACTCACATTACTAGTTCTTGTACATCAATTACCGTTTAATGTTTAGATACATACGCATTGGAAGTAGAGTCCGGAAAAACATACCTGTTAAGGATCATCAATGCTGCGCTCAATGACGAGCTCTTCTTCGCCATCGCCGGCCACTCCCTGACCGTCGTGGAGATCGACGCCGTCTACACAAAACCTTTCACAACCACCGCCATTCTCATAGCCCCAGGCCAAACCACCAATGTTCTGGTTAAGGCTGATCAAGCCCCTGGCAGGTACTTCATGGCAGCTCGACCCTTCATGGACGCACCAATTCCTGTCGACAACAAGACTGTTAC
This DNA window, taken from Cucumis sativus cultivar 9930 chromosome 6, Cucumber_9930_V3, whole genome shotgun sequence, encodes the following:
- the LOC101216571 gene encoding cytokinin riboside 5'-monophosphate phosphoribohydrolase LOG3 — protein: MEVENEMRQSKFRRICVFCGSSQGRKSSYQDAAIDLGNELVSRNINLVYGGGSIGLMGLVSQAVHGGGGHVIGVIPKTLMPRELTGETVGEVKAVADMHQRKAEMAKHSDAFIALPGGYGTLEELLEVITWAQLGIHDKPVGLLNVDGYYNSLLSFIDKAVEEGFISPSAREIILSAPTAKELMMKLEEYAPCHERAALKLNWEIEQLGYL
- the LOC101216806 gene encoding laccase-11, coding for MAILLHGSHLGLLFLLTFFVGPLPFLVESAVKEYQFDIQVKNVSRLCNAKPIVTVNGMFPGPTIYVREGDRVLINVTNHAQYNMSIHWHGLKQQRNGWADGPAYITQCPIKTGNSYTYDITVTGQRGTLWWHAHILWLRATVYGAFVIMPKLGTPFPFPQPYLEANIVLGEWWNSDVETIVNQANKLGLPPQASDAHTINGKPGPLFPCSDKHTYALEVESGKTYLLRIINAALNDELFFAIAGHSLTVVEIDAVYTKPFTTTAILIAPGQTTNVLVKADQAPGRYFMAARPFMDAPIPVDNKTVTAILQYKGIPTTILPSLPTLPLPNDTNFALSYNNKLRSLNTPLFPTNVPIKIDRHLFYTIGLGANPCASCLNGTQLTASLNNITFVMPKTGLLQAHYFKIPGVFTADFPDRPAVPFNYTGVPLTANLATTLGTRLSKLAFNSTVELVLQDTNMLTVESHPFHLHGYNFFVVGTGIGNFDPKNDPLKYNLIDPPERNTVGVPTGGWAAIRFRADNPGVWFMHCHLELHTMWGLKMAFVVENGKSAEESILPPPADLPPC